The Triticum aestivum cultivar Chinese Spring chromosome 4B, IWGSC CS RefSeq v2.1, whole genome shotgun sequence sequence GCAGCGGTTGCGGAGGGCGGAGACGaggagagcagaggaggaagagcggGGTACTGTGCATAAGCCCCCGAGAGTTGCATTTATAgcatcccttccgagtggatgacaggtggacccgggcaATCCAATCATATCCCGAACAGTTGCGCTGCACGATACGTGGCGGAAAaagcggcgcggaaatcgaggcgttCCTGTTatgtcccatccgaacgccgcagtccgttccgcttcgcgcgcttccccaaatttcgtatcccgcgaGATCCGCGAGGGACAGATCGGTCTGTCAAGCGcgagatttcctgcgatccgtcgctcgggaaTAGCAAAGTAAAAGAAGGTCACTCGACCAAAGAAcaagaatggatcaagtcgactgaagaaaagttgcttgTTATCAACAGGGAAGATCTTGATCCAAGACAACACGTAGCTGGTACGCAAAAGACAATCGGAAACAACGTCAACTCCTCcttcactcaagcctcaatccattcgggggctaatgatggattcatatacctagggtagggtcataggcctgacctaaacATCCTACCCAAGGACACTCTCAGAAGAGATCATCTTTCAGTCGACCAAAGAGGAACCCACTCGACTGACTGGAAGGACTCGACCAtggaagactcactcgaccatgaagactcactcgaccaccagaaggtcagaaGACACTCCGCGGCACAACGGCTTGCTATTGAATAGACTTAATgttagttaagacactttatgaggggcgttaccagtaacgccccaggcttaatgtactttaacctctccattatgtgggctggctggggtcctggcgcactctatataagccacccccctccacagataGAGGGGTtcccactcttgtaatactcatactcataatccactcgaccgcctcagggctccgagacgtagggctgttacttcctccgagaagggcctgaactcgtacatcgtTTGTCttcacaactactccatagctaggacatCGCCTCCCCTTACCTACCCCtatttctactgtcagacttagaaccacgacactacgCACTATGGGCGATGAACATGGAGGTCGCGATGGAGGGAGCGGAGTTCTGGGAAGCCGTCGACCCCGGCGGCGCCGAGTACGCAAAGGGCGCGGCGAAGTACCGGAAGGATCGTCAGGCGTTAACGGCGATCTACTCCGCCATGCCGAAGGATGTGCTGCAACACCTCGTCGGAAAGTACTCGTCCGGAGTGACGTCCCACGCGGGCCTGTGGCCAAACACACACAAAATATAAGGTAGATCATAAATATTCCATTACACGGCGGCAAGGAGCTCCCCGCCCATGATACCACTGAGGCCTTCAACATTTCTCGTAAACTACAACACTGAGATCTTTTTTCCAGAACACGCACAAGTGATGTGCTTTATTTATTACTATTAATAAGGCAGAGAAAGGTTTCTCTGTCCCACACAACATAGAAGGTACTGTAGATAATAAAGGTTTCACTACATGGTGGCCGGGAGCTCCCCACCCATGCCACCAGTGGGGTCTTGAACCTCCCCACCCATGCCACCAGTGGGGCCTTCAACCTCCCCACCACCGATGCCACCGAGGCCTTGAACCGGCAGGTCGGTGTGCTCTTCAAAGGGGAATGGCTCTAGTTTTGGCTGAGCTGCTTGTAGGATCATTTCAATCGTCAGTTCTGGCCCTGATCTTTGCAAAGGCGCCACTGGATCAACACATGGGTCATGAGGCTGAAAAGAATCAAATTACATTATTATGATAGGCCGATGCAAATCAACCAATTTATGATTCCTCTATTTTATTTTTGACATGCATGAATAAGGGGTTGTGGCACTAACCAGGTTGGCATGCATTCTGTCGACAAAGGTCTTGAAATTGACATAGTTTTGTCCCTCTACCAGCTGATTCGATAACCGAAGGTAGGTGAATCCAAACAGCTTGTGCTCAGGAGGGCCGCTCTTGTTGATGCCATGAGGCCTCGCATTCCTGAGTATGGTGTTGTAAGCAGTTGGATCATATCGAGGAAGTGCGTTTTCGCATGCCACATTTAGGCCCTCTCTCCAACCAGCACTCAACACCTGAGAATTTCGACGACAAGTGCTTTAGGTGTTTCCATTAGAGATATATAAGTGTAATATCCAAAGGCATATGTTACCTACCTGTTGGACTAGTTCTTCTGGTGCGCTCCTCGCCTGCGAGCTTTGCTCCGAGTCCCTCATCTCGGCGCAAGTGAAGTTAAGGCTAGCATGGTGCCTTTTGAGCATGCGTGCTATGGGTCTGTAGCCGTCTCTGTCATGTAAGTTGTAGTACCCAGCTGTGAGCTCGGCCGCATGGCTTGGAGCCTTGTACCACCAGTGAATGCCGGAGATCTGCAACCAAACATTGGACCATATCTCATTTACATTCTAGATTTAGAAATGCAAGTTCCTTTAGCCTATAGAGTGTTAGAATGATTTTTTGTGTACTTTTGTTTGTTGTTTATCATACATGACTTCCCAACTTTTTTCTGTAACAAACTGAGATCTTTAGGGTGGGAGCACTTACTTTGATTGCCAGTTGCACTCTGTGTCCCAAGAAGACCTTGTTTGCTTCATCCAAGATCTTGTCACCGTGCTTGATCAGATTATTGGAGTACCATGCAAGGAAAAACCTCCCCTGCTCAGTGAGGTATGTTCCGTTGTCCACGAAGAATCGAGTTCTCTCAGGAGTGTCATTGTACGTTCCGGAATCGTGAGGAAATTCCCACTCAGGATGGCCAACCATCGCTGCTGCTGCTTTGAAGTCTGCTTGCAGGTACTTATCATAGCACTGCAAATGTTTTTATTTGTACTATTAGTTAAAACAGTTAAGTCGAGTCCTTTTGCTTTTAATGGTGATGGTATTGATTATTTtacatttgttttaattatttcatGTCATCTATTTATTTTTAGATGGTTTTGTGCTCGCTTATGATACTTTTCTCAAAACAATAAtatgtctcccccccccccccccggtctgtGTTGTCTAGCCTCGCATCGAGGTATGTGCTAGCTGACTATTCTCTCCATATAGATACATCTTCTTTTGTTTCTTCCAAAAAAATAATATATGAACTTGAAATATTTGCGGTCAATGAATCATTGGGACTACAATGAGCAGAAAACCATTTTGGATTTTTTGGTCTAGCATAAATATATAAAATTAGTCTTTTACCAATAAAAATATCATTTTAAGTATTTATGTTGCACAAACGAGTCCTATACTTTTCACGTATTGTAGTTCGAATGTGTCAAGTTTGTATGATGTCTTATTTAGGAGAAATAGAAGAGAAAATTGGGATTGGGGTATAGGATAGCAGAACTCATGAAGTCGGGTTTAGCGTGAAAATGGACAAAGTAGCCCCTTTTCTCAAACTTCAACACAAAATGAACCCAATCTTAAAATATTTCACAAAATGGCCCTCTTTTGCATGACGGGCTGGGGCGCCATGCTAGAGAGCATGACGCCCCGGGCCAGGGTGCCATGGTTGCGACATGTAGCATGGTGCCCCGGGCTAGGGCACCATGCCAAATAGCATGGCGCCCCGGGCTAGGGCACCATGCCAAATAGCATGGCCCAGGCGTCATGCAAAAGGGCCACTTTGTGGGAAAAAAACAGACTGGGGCCATTTTGTTTTGAAGTTTCGGAAAAGGGTCAGTTTTGTCCATTTTCACGGGTTTAGCCAGGCCTTGTTCTGATCTGAAATTGCCATTTTATCCTTGCATTTTTTTTTACAAGAATCACTTTTCATTTGGGTGTTGGTTTGTTGAAGAAACTTCTCTAATGTAGATCGTCACTTTGGACAATACTAAACAGCATTTGGTCATCAATGTTACACGCAAAAGTAAATTGGTCGAAACAGAAGGAAACATATTTAGAAACACTCACGATGAATTCTCCGATGCCTGGGAATGACCATCCGTGGCTCTGAGGATACGATGGGTACCTCAACTCTCCAGCTGGGCCAAGTCCGACTTCAATGTCTACAATAACAC is a genomic window containing:
- the LOC123094045 gene encoding beta-amylase, translating into MEASVQQGNYVQVYVMLPLDAVSVNNRFEKGDELRPQLKRLVDAGVDGVMVDVWWGLVEAKGPRVYDWSAYKQLFKLVHEAGLKLQAIMSLHQCGGNVGDVVNIPIPQWVRDVGASDPDIFYTDQHGTRNIEYLTLGVDDQPLFHGRSAVQMYADYMASFRDNMKEFLDAGVIVDIEVGLGPAGELRYPSYPQSHGWSFPGIGEFICYDKYLQADFKAAAAMVGHPEWEFPHDSGTYNDTPERTRFFVDNGTYLTEQGRFFLAWYSNNLIKHGDKILDEANKVFLGHRVQLAIKISGIHWWYKAPSHAAELTAGYYNLHDRDGYRPIARMLKRHHASLNFTCAEMRDSEQSSQARSAPEELVQQVLSAGWREGLNVACENALPRYDPTAYNTILRNARPHGINKSGPPEHKLFGFTYLRLSNQLVEGQNYVNFKTFVDRMHANLPHDPCVDPVAPLQRSGPELTIEMILQAAQPKLEPFPFEEHTDLPVQGLGGIGGGEVEGPTGGMGGEVQDPTGGMGGELPATM